One Prosthecobacter sp. DNA segment encodes these proteins:
- a CDS encoding formylglycine-generating enzyme family protein, whose amino-acid sequence MKQTLLILTLLWAFGASAQSPKVETAFTNSLEMPFVRVASINALVCRYETRVKDYQPFAAATNVEWKKPDFPQADDHPAINVSWQDAQAFCEWLGKKEGRKYRLLTDREWSALAGLSEKPDVAPNQQPPSTGVFHWGPRPLAKDVGNFCDEAFGKKYRASYDAKWLEMDDGHADTAPVGSYPADANGLFDFAGNVWEWVEDWYDPPNNTLRIVRGGAFRTGGEKRLLASFRGPDPYNVRLDSVGFRIVCEKE is encoded by the coding sequence ATGAAGCAAACGCTTCTCATCCTCACACTGCTTTGGGCTTTTGGTGCAAGTGCGCAGTCGCCCAAGGTCGAAACAGCGTTCACAAACAGCCTGGAGATGCCGTTTGTGCGCGTCGCGAGCATCAACGCGCTGGTCTGCCGCTATGAAACACGGGTGAAGGACTACCAGCCCTTCGCCGCAGCAACGAATGTCGAATGGAAGAAGCCCGACTTCCCGCAGGCGGACGATCATCCTGCCATCAACGTGAGCTGGCAGGATGCGCAGGCATTCTGCGAATGGCTGGGCAAAAAGGAAGGCCGCAAGTATCGCCTGCTCACCGACCGCGAATGGAGCGCGCTGGCCGGATTGAGCGAAAAGCCTGATGTGGCACCGAACCAGCAGCCACCGAGCACCGGTGTGTTTCATTGGGGTCCGCGACCACTTGCCAAAGACGTCGGCAACTTCTGCGACGAGGCCTTCGGCAAAAAGTACCGCGCCAGCTACGATGCGAAATGGCTGGAGATGGATGACGGTCACGCCGACACCGCGCCCGTGGGCAGTTATCCAGCGGATGCGAACGGCTTGTTCGACTTTGCCGGCAACGTCTGGGAATGGGTCGAAGACTGGTATGATCCTCCCAACAACACGCTGCGCATCGTGCGTGGCGGAGCTTTCCGCACGGGTGGGGAAAAGCGCCTACTGGCCTCGTTTCGCGGTCCCGATCCCTACAACGTGCGCCTCGACAGCGTCGGTTTCCGCATCGTGTGCGAGAAGGAATGA
- a CDS encoding ApaG domain → MNFDPLPGLTVTVDSIAYDPTRPAPPDRPHPFVYHVSIHNDSEETVRIFGRKWIVRDTDGDTMVVEGDGVVGQFPNLSPGETFSYNSYHVIKVESTATGSFFGTTPDGRRVCTRIPPFEMQPPLMV, encoded by the coding sequence ATGAATTTCGACCCGCTGCCTGGACTCACAGTCACGGTGGACAGCATTGCCTACGATCCCACGCGACCTGCTCCGCCTGATCGTCCACACCCGTTTGTGTATCACGTTTCGATCCACAACGACTCGGAGGAAACCGTGCGCATCTTTGGCCGGAAGTGGATCGTGCGCGACACGGATGGTGACACGATGGTCGTCGAGGGAGACGGCGTCGTCGGCCAGTTCCCGAATCTCTCGCCCGGCGAAACGTTCAGCTACAACTCCTATCACGTCATCAAAGTGGAAAGCACGGCCACTGGCTCCTTCTTTGGCACCACGCCCGATGGTCGCCGCGTCTGCACGCGCATCCCGCCGTTCGAGATGCAGCCGCCGCTGATGGTTTGA